A window from Pararge aegeria chromosome 6, ilParAegt1.1, whole genome shotgun sequence encodes these proteins:
- the LOC120624484 gene encoding uncharacterized protein LOC120624484, with the protein MSSIFDADTILSENDQWRKLEEEWKTVDLVDIEDETPHLKPVFSTLDLNGTTFDSSFLFKKVRRKVGRQISKISTASIEYEEFLSNIRDDSKNESTKQFYFINGQLTSAASIEELCDKIDDIFKSIDELSIATSTVRLSAKKKKVPDVVQCSISATDLSFDDTASQKEVTLSSEIDRQLEEAFEEAFEQINSTIATVEGDKSHIDSVTTLVRKFSSVMSSPMIKCNPRRRRECCDKFKELTDFWKNRDC; encoded by the coding sequence ATGAGTTCCATATTTGACGCAGATACGATATTATCAGAAAACGACCAGTGGAGGAAACTGGAAGAGGAATGGAAAACCGTTGATCTGGTAGACATAGAAGACGAGACACCACATTTAAAACCAGTTTTCAGCACATTAGATTTAAACGGAACGACTTTCGACTCGTCGTTCCTCTTCAAAAAAGTAAGAAGGAAAGTCGGACGGCAAATATCCAAAATATCAACCGCATCCATCGAATATGAAGAATTCCTAAGCAACATACGTGATGATTCGAAAAATGAGTCGACGAAACAGTTTTACTTCATCAACGGCCAATTAACTTCTGCTGCATCGATTGAGGAATTATGCGACAAGATTGATGACATTTTCAAATCTATTGACGAATTGTCGATAGCTACAAGTACAGTTAGACTTAGTGCTAAGAAGAAGAAAGTTCCAGACGTAGTGCAGTGTAGTATATCAGCCACGGATTTGTCGTTCGACGATACTGCGTCTCAAAAAGAAGTGACTCTTTCAAGTGAGATTGATAGACAATTAGAGGAAGCTTTCGAAGAGGCGTTTGAGCAAATTAATTCTACTATAGCTACCGTAGAAGGCGATAAATCTCATATAGATTCAGTGACAACGTTAGTTAGGAAGTTCAGTTCAGTTATGAGCAGTCCTATGATTAAATGTAATCCAAGAAGGAGACGGGAATGctgtgataaatttaaagagcTGACCGATTTTTGGAAAAATCGTGATTGCTAG